CAACACCCGACCCACCACCGGTGACAGTTACACTTTTGTCAGGGTTTTCAAGCATGAATTCTTCAGCTTCAGCCTGAGCAAGGGGGAGAACCGTATCTGAACCTTTCAGAGTAATACTCCGGGATTCAGCCCCGGGAACTTCCCCTGAAGAGGTTTCTTCACCCTGAGAAGAACTTTCGCCATTTTCATTTCCGGTACATCCAATTCCCAGAAATACAAGTCCAAACACCAGTAACGTGAGGATTGCATATGTTTTTAATTTATTTACCATGTTACACATACTCCATTAAACAAATAACAATAAACTAACAATCTATAATCTACAATATCATTTATCGTACAGGAGGTAATAAAAAGAGAGAAATATATAAGGATTCTCCACATATAATATATTGAGATATATATAAGGAGTCCAGCCCCAGTAATCTATTTAACTATATAGCAAGTATGTAAAGCATATAGCTAAGATAAAACTTGCCAAAAAAGTAAAAGACTAATTGTTAAAAGAATAAAAAACATACCAGCTCAGTATATTCACACTTAGGAACACTTCTCCTGCCCCCGAAAGTTTATTATTCCTCAAAAGTTGCGGAGGGCCTCTCCAGCCTTTCTGGCGTCTTCAAAAAAAGAGATGACTGCGAGAAATGGATTAAAAAATATCCAGATTATTTTCAAAGAAGAGTAATTTTAATCAAAGAAGGGCAATTTTAATCAAATGAGGGTAATTTTAATTATTCAGCAGATCCGAAGCTATCTGGTGTTATTATTTTCTGGTTTTTCCTTTTTCTTTAGAAGTCAAACAGTGAACGCTGCTCTGCACGTCCGTTTTCCTGACATGGGACCTTTTCTTCCTGCACGATTCCTGTTATTTTATGGGAGGGAACTTTTTGGTTTTCCTGTTTTTTCACTCCGGGCTCTTTAACTTCAAAATCGAAGAGGCCTTTTTGTTTAGAGTCAAAGTCAAGAGATGAAACATTGACCCCGAAGACTTCCAGTATGCGTTCAACAGGAGGCAGGATCTGTTTCTTAACGTAATAATCAACATCAAGAGGAACATTATGTTCCCGGACATAATCAGGGTCCTCAGCGCGGTCTACAAAAAGACCTTTCCCTGCCACGATGACAAAAGGAATCCTTGTCCCTATTGAAGGCATGACCCCTGTCCGTTTTTTCAGGTTTTCCGCAACTGTGAGGTGAGGCTGCTTATTTTTGTAACTGTCCGTTCTCCGGGTAAGTGTCCGGGTAAGGACAAGTTTCTCAATGATACCTGCATCTTTCCCCGGGTCAAGGTTTCTGACATCACTGACCACGTTACGTACATGTTCTACAGCCCCGTCAACGTCACCTTTTATAAGCACAAGCTTGAGGACTTCATTAAGTGTAATGGAGGTCAGTTCACACCAGTCCCTGCGAACGGTTTCCATTCCTTTGACCTTGATTTTGTTTTCCCAGCCAGAGTTTCTGGGTTCAAAAAGCCAGAGAGCATAGCGCTTCTTTGCAATGAGCAGGGCGCGTTTTGCAATTGCCTCAAATTCAAGTTCCATGGGGTCCGGAAGAGATGCCGACACAATTTGGGACAATCTGTTCCCTACAAGGCTTACATCTTCAAGGGAAAGGTCTCCTTCTGACCTGCAGTGTACAAAAACACTATCCGTGTCCCCATAAGCAACTGACAGATCAATTACTCTGTCCTGAGGGGAAATTTCTCCTGCTTCCTCAAGAAACAGGGCTGCGGAATCCCTGAGGACAATTTTTCCTATATCGTTATTGATGAGATCCCTGGTGTTGAGGATATTACTTCTCCCGAAGCTGGTTACAGCATTTGCAAGTGTCAGGCTGTAGAGCCTTGCCCTTGCATATCCCGAATAGCCGTAAAAACTATTCAGCAGGATTTTTATAGCTAGCTGGGTTGCATCAAGCACACGGTACTCATTTTTGTCTGAAGTCAGTCTCATCCTTTTCTTTGTCTCGCCCCTCTGGTTAAGAAGGTCTTCAAGGATGGAGGGGACAATTCCCCTGTAAACCTCGGGAGGCACGAATTCTCCCCCTGAAGGAGGCTTTATAGCTTCCCCGTCAGGCCGGTCCTTTGTCACAACAGTCGTATAACACAGGTTGTGAGCCATCATAATTGTAGGATAAAGGGACTTGTAGTCAAGGATGAGCACATTTTCCAGAAGCCCTTTTTTTGGCTCAAGAACTTCCCCGCCTTTCAGGTCAGAACTCATGTCATACCTTTCTGCCGAAAGTTCGTCTCCTGGCTTTGGAAGGATGACCCTATCTCTCAGCCCAAACTCCCTGAGAAGAAGGGTCTCAACCATGGAAGTCTGGCCTCCGTCAACGATTTCCTGGAGCAGGCTCCCGCTTACCTGGGCAAGGGCAATATATTTGTCAAGAAGCCTCAGGTTAAGTACGAGCTCAAGTGCAAGTTCAGCGTCCCTGCGTGCATAATCAACGAATTTAAGGAATTTCTCCCCGGAGTCATTCCAGTGCTCCTCCATTTCCAGCGGAGGGACATCAAGTTTCTCACGGCTCAGAAGCTCTTTTGAAACGGCTCTCAAAGTATACTGCTTCAGGCTGAAAGCTCTCCTTACAAGCGGGAGGGCATCAACAACCACCCTTCCTTTAACCTCAGTCCGAGTAATGAGCCCGAACCTTCTGTAACCTATATGGCTGCCGTCCCTGCCCACAACAGGATTGATGTTTTCCCCTTTTGCATTCAGGGCTTTGACCCTGTCAGTTATATAGGGGATATCGAAGTCCTGGTGGTTGTATCCTGCAACAATATCAGGGTCGTACTCGCAAATAATCTCGAAAAAGCGGTTTAACATATCGGTTTCGTCTTTGCATGGGAGGACGTCTCCGTTCATGCCGTCAGCAGGCTTTGCCAGCAGGATAAGTGTCTTATGCTCTTTATACGCAGGTTCGAAAGAGAAACTGATCATAATTATTGGAGAGACATCCGGAGAAGGCATCCCTCCGTCGAGGGGAAGACACTCGATATCAAAAGAAAGGTATTTCAGGGGAGCAATAGTCAGGTTTTCAACCCTTTTTAGCTCAGACCCGAGTATTGAAGTGTCACATGCAAACTTTTCGCAGCGGGAGTTTCCTGCAGAGCCTGCTCTTAAGTACCTGGCAGGGTCAACAGGCTTTCCTTCTGCAGAAATCCATACCATGCCTCCAAGGTCTCTGTCAATTAAAAAGCGGTTTCTGAAAAGAATATCACTCTCATAAACCTGCCAGTCACCTTCAGCTTTCAAAACATCCTGGATCTTCAGAACTTCGTCCCTTATCTCAGGAACATCCCTTGGCAGGCTGGTAGTAATCCTGAGCATTTTTGTTTTCGTTTTCTGGTACCCTACAGGCTCGAACTTTTCGATGATTTCGACCTTTTTGACCTGCTCAAAAGTATCCTTAATAAGCCGTGCTACAGCGTGCAGGTCTCCTGAGGCCTTGAGGTAAAAGTAAGGCTCAAAATCCGGGACAAAGCAGCATACACTTTTTCCGTCCGCCCCCCTGCCAAAGAGGCGGATGACAGGTCTACTGTCAACGATTTCGTAATCTGCATCCAAGATCTGAAAATCCATAGGCATGGTTTAAAGCTTAAGATAGACATATAGCTTTTGTTGTATTTTTGAGAAATGAAGTCTCACCCTGAAAAAGCTCTCCATACCCGAAAAAATACAAGAATCTTAATAAACTCAAACTGAAGAAACGCCGGGATGCATCATGATTTCAAACGGGGCTGAAGCTCTAACAGCATTAACTATAGAATCCGCTTTTAAATTTTCAAGAGTGAGATAGGTAGCTCCAAGAGCTGTGGAGATCTGCTGTGCAAACCCAAATTTAATCATACTGTTTTCCGTATCAATTACAGCAGACTGGATGCCTTCCTCCTTTAACCTGGATGCTATTGTGATTATTTCATGGAGAGGAGGTTCGCCGTTCATGCTTACATTTGCCCTGCCGTCAGAGATAAGGACCATAAAAGGGCAGGTGTCAGGGTCACGCCTGAGTTCGCTTTTTATAATCTCATACCCCTTTACAAGCCCCCTGGAAATCGGAGTCTTCCCTCCCGTGGGCATCTCCTGAAGATATTTTTGAGCCAGTTCTATACTGGAAGTCGGAGGCAGCAACAGTTCTGCGCTATCTCCTTTAAATGCGATAAGCCCTACTCTGTCCCGT
This window of the Methanosarcina mazei S-6 genome carries:
- a CDS encoding DNA-directed DNA polymerase, producing the protein MPMDFQILDADYEIVDSRPVIRLFGRGADGKSVCCFVPDFEPYFYLKASGDLHAVARLIKDTFEQVKKVEIIEKFEPVGYQKTKTKMLRITTSLPRDVPEIRDEVLKIQDVLKAEGDWQVYESDILFRNRFLIDRDLGGMVWISAEGKPVDPARYLRAGSAGNSRCEKFACDTSILGSELKRVENLTIAPLKYLSFDIECLPLDGGMPSPDVSPIIMISFSFEPAYKEHKTLILLAKPADGMNGDVLPCKDETDMLNRFFEIICEYDPDIVAGYNHQDFDIPYITDRVKALNAKGENINPVVGRDGSHIGYRRFGLITRTEVKGRVVVDALPLVRRAFSLKQYTLRAVSKELLSREKLDVPPLEMEEHWNDSGEKFLKFVDYARRDAELALELVLNLRLLDKYIALAQVSGSLLQEIVDGGQTSMVETLLLREFGLRDRVILPKPGDELSAERYDMSSDLKGGEVLEPKKGLLENVLILDYKSLYPTIMMAHNLCYTTVVTKDRPDGEAIKPPSGGEFVPPEVYRGIVPSILEDLLNQRGETKKRMRLTSDKNEYRVLDATQLAIKILLNSFYGYSGYARARLYSLTLANAVTSFGRSNILNTRDLINNDIGKIVLRDSAALFLEEAGEISPQDRVIDLSVAYGDTDSVFVHCRSEGDLSLEDVSLVGNRLSQIVSASLPDPMELEFEAIAKRALLIAKKRYALWLFEPRNSGWENKIKVKGMETVRRDWCELTSITLNEVLKLVLIKGDVDGAVEHVRNVVSDVRNLDPGKDAGIIEKLVLTRTLTRRTDSYKNKQPHLTVAENLKKRTGVMPSIGTRIPFVIVAGKGLFVDRAEDPDYVREHNVPLDVDYYVKKQILPPVERILEVFGVNVSSLDFDSKQKGLFDFEVKEPGVKKQENQKVPSHKITGIVQEEKVPCQENGRAEQRSLFDF